Proteins from one Camelina sativa cultivar DH55 chromosome 8, Cs, whole genome shotgun sequence genomic window:
- the LOC104708282 gene encoding transcription factor BIM1-like isoform X2, protein MELPQPRPFKTEGRKPTHDFLSLCSSHSTVHPSDPKPTPPPSSQGSHLKTHDFLQPLECVGAKEEISRINNTTTASEKPPPPAPPPPLQHVLPGGIGTYTISPIPYFHHHHQRVPKPELSPPMMFTAAAQASGGNERNILDENSNSNCSSYAAAASGFTLWDESASGKKGQTRKENNVGERVNMRADVAAAVGQWPVVERRSQSLTNNHMSGFSSRSSSQGSGFKSQSFMDMIRSAKGSSQEDDLDDEDDFLMKKESSSTSQSHRVDLRVKADVRGSGNEQKLSTPRSKHSATEQRRRSKINDRFQMLRQLIPNSDQKRDKASFLLEVIEYIQFLQEKADKYETSYQGWNHEPAKLLNWRNNQQLVPEGTVAFAPKLEEEKNNIPVPVLATAQGVAMDHPTAATTFPLSIQSNNFFSPVIAGNPVPQFHTRVGSSEAVEPIPSSRGQTQPLKEEEEVVEDEEILEGNISISSVYSQGLVKTLREALENSGVDLTKASISVEIELAKQSASSFKDHEARGPVSRTRNEDVKQTRKPKRLKTGQ, encoded by the exons ATGGAGCTTCCTCAACCTCGTCCCTTCAAAACCGAAG GGAGAAAACCAACACATGATTTTTTATCGCTCTGCAGTAGTCATTCAACCGTCCACCCATCAGATCCAAAGCCTACACCACCACCTTCCTCTCaag GTAGTCACCTGAAAACCCATGATTTTCTCCAACCGTTAGAATGTGTTGGTGCTAAAGAAGAGATTAGTAGGATTAACAATACCACTACTGCGTCCGAGAAGCCACCTCCCCCTGCACCTCCACCACCGCTTCAGCACGTACTTCCTGGTGGTATTGGGACTTACACTATAAGCCCCATTCCTTATTTCCATCACCATCATCAGAGAGTTCCTAAGCCGGAGTTGTCACCACCGATGATGTTCACTGCTGCTGCGCAAGCGAGTGGTGGTAATGAAAGAAACATTCTGGACGAGAATTCAAACTCTAATTGCAGCTCCTACGCTGCTGCAGCTAGCGGATTCACTCTCTGGGATGAATCTGCTTCTGGGAAGAAGGGACAGACAAGGAAGGAGAATAATGTTGGGGAGAGAGTAAACATGAGAG cTGATGTTGCAGCAGCTGTGGGACAATGGCCAGTGGTGGAACGACGGTCCCAGTCTTTGACTAATAACCATATGAGCGGTTTCAGTTCTCGCTCTTCCTCTCA AGGATCTGGGTTTAAGAGCCAGAGCTTCATGGACATGATAAGGTCAGCAAAAGGAAGCTCACAGGAAGATGATCTAGATGATGAAGACGATTTTCTTATGAAGAAAGAAAGCTCCTCGACTAGTCAGAGCCATAgag TGGACTTGAGGGTAAAAGCAGATGTGAGAGGCTCTGGTAACGAGCAAAAGCTGAGCACACCTAGGTCTAAACATTCTGCTACAGAGCAACGAAGAAGGAGCAAGATCAATGATAG ATTTCAAATGTTGAGACAACTAATACCTAACAGTGACCAAAAGCGGGACAAGGCCTCCTTTTTACTAGAG GTTATCGAGTATATCCAATTCTTACAGGAGAAGGCAGACAAGTACGAAACCTCTTACCAAGGATGGAATCATGAACCTGCAAAGCTATTGAATTGG AGAAACAATCAACAGCTAGTACCTGAAGGAACCGTTGCTTTTGCTCCAAaactggaagaagagaagaacaacatCCCGGTTCCGGTACTTGCAACAGCACAAGGCGTTGCTATGGATCATCCAACGGCCGCAACGACCTTTCCATTGTCGATTCAAAGCAACAATTTTTTCTCTCCTGTGATTGCGGGTAATCCTGTACCTCAGTTCCACACAAGAGTCGGGTCTTCAGAAGCCGTAGAGCCAATCCCGAGTTCTCGGGGTCAAACTCAGccattgaaagaagaagaagaagtagtagaAGATGAGGAAATTCTTGAGGGTAACATCAGTATTTCAAGTGTTTACTCACAAGG ATTAGTGAAAACACTGAGAGAAGCATTGGAGAATTCAGGGGTGGACTTAACGAAAGCAAGCATCTCCGTTGAAATCGAGCTCGCTAAACAATCTGCGTCTTCCTTCAAg GATCATGAAGCTCGTGGACCAGTTTCTCGAACCAGAAACGAGGATGTCAAGCAAACTCGGAAACCAAAACGGCTCAAGACGGGACAATAG
- the LOC104708282 gene encoding transcription factor BIM1-like isoform X1 — protein MELPQPRPFKTEGRKPTHDFLSLCSSHSTVHPSDPKPTPPPSSQGSHLKTHDFLQPLECVGAKEEISRINNTTTASEKPPPPAPPPPLQHVLPGGIGTYTISPIPYFHHHHQRVPKPELSPPMMFTAAAQASGGNERNILDENSNSNCSSYAAAASGFTLWDESASGKKGQTRKENNVGERVNMRADVAAAVGQWPVVERRSQSLTNNHMSGFSSRSSSQGSGFKSQSFMDMIRSAKGSSQEDDLDDEDDFLMKKESSSTSQSHRVDLRVKADVRGSGNEQKLSTPRSKHSATEQRRRSKINDRFQMLRQLIPNSDQKRDKASFLLEVIEYIQFLQEKADKYETSYQGWNHEPAKLLNWQRNNQQLVPEGTVAFAPKLEEEKNNIPVPVLATAQGVAMDHPTAATTFPLSIQSNNFFSPVIAGNPVPQFHTRVGSSEAVEPIPSSRGQTQPLKEEEEVVEDEEILEGNISISSVYSQGLVKTLREALENSGVDLTKASISVEIELAKQSASSFKDHEARGPVSRTRNEDVKQTRKPKRLKTGQ, from the exons ATGGAGCTTCCTCAACCTCGTCCCTTCAAAACCGAAG GGAGAAAACCAACACATGATTTTTTATCGCTCTGCAGTAGTCATTCAACCGTCCACCCATCAGATCCAAAGCCTACACCACCACCTTCCTCTCaag GTAGTCACCTGAAAACCCATGATTTTCTCCAACCGTTAGAATGTGTTGGTGCTAAAGAAGAGATTAGTAGGATTAACAATACCACTACTGCGTCCGAGAAGCCACCTCCCCCTGCACCTCCACCACCGCTTCAGCACGTACTTCCTGGTGGTATTGGGACTTACACTATAAGCCCCATTCCTTATTTCCATCACCATCATCAGAGAGTTCCTAAGCCGGAGTTGTCACCACCGATGATGTTCACTGCTGCTGCGCAAGCGAGTGGTGGTAATGAAAGAAACATTCTGGACGAGAATTCAAACTCTAATTGCAGCTCCTACGCTGCTGCAGCTAGCGGATTCACTCTCTGGGATGAATCTGCTTCTGGGAAGAAGGGACAGACAAGGAAGGAGAATAATGTTGGGGAGAGAGTAAACATGAGAG cTGATGTTGCAGCAGCTGTGGGACAATGGCCAGTGGTGGAACGACGGTCCCAGTCTTTGACTAATAACCATATGAGCGGTTTCAGTTCTCGCTCTTCCTCTCA AGGATCTGGGTTTAAGAGCCAGAGCTTCATGGACATGATAAGGTCAGCAAAAGGAAGCTCACAGGAAGATGATCTAGATGATGAAGACGATTTTCTTATGAAGAAAGAAAGCTCCTCGACTAGTCAGAGCCATAgag TGGACTTGAGGGTAAAAGCAGATGTGAGAGGCTCTGGTAACGAGCAAAAGCTGAGCACACCTAGGTCTAAACATTCTGCTACAGAGCAACGAAGAAGGAGCAAGATCAATGATAG ATTTCAAATGTTGAGACAACTAATACCTAACAGTGACCAAAAGCGGGACAAGGCCTCCTTTTTACTAGAG GTTATCGAGTATATCCAATTCTTACAGGAGAAGGCAGACAAGTACGAAACCTCTTACCAAGGATGGAATCATGAACCTGCAAAGCTATTGAATTGG CAGAGAAACAATCAACAGCTAGTACCTGAAGGAACCGTTGCTTTTGCTCCAAaactggaagaagagaagaacaacatCCCGGTTCCGGTACTTGCAACAGCACAAGGCGTTGCTATGGATCATCCAACGGCCGCAACGACCTTTCCATTGTCGATTCAAAGCAACAATTTTTTCTCTCCTGTGATTGCGGGTAATCCTGTACCTCAGTTCCACACAAGAGTCGGGTCTTCAGAAGCCGTAGAGCCAATCCCGAGTTCTCGGGGTCAAACTCAGccattgaaagaagaagaagaagtagtagaAGATGAGGAAATTCTTGAGGGTAACATCAGTATTTCAAGTGTTTACTCACAAGG ATTAGTGAAAACACTGAGAGAAGCATTGGAGAATTCAGGGGTGGACTTAACGAAAGCAAGCATCTCCGTTGAAATCGAGCTCGCTAAACAATCTGCGTCTTCCTTCAAg GATCATGAAGCTCGTGGACCAGTTTCTCGAACCAGAAACGAGGATGTCAAGCAAACTCGGAAACCAAAACGGCTCAAGACGGGACAATAG
- the LOC104708282 gene encoding transcription factor BIM1-like isoform X3: MMFTAAAQASGGNERNILDENSNSNCSSYAAAASGFTLWDESASGKKGQTRKENNVGERVNMRADVAAAVGQWPVVERRSQSLTNNHMSGFSSRSSSQGSGFKSQSFMDMIRSAKGSSQEDDLDDEDDFLMKKESSSTSQSHRVDLRVKADVRGSGNEQKLSTPRSKHSATEQRRRSKINDRFQMLRQLIPNSDQKRDKASFLLEVIEYIQFLQEKADKYETSYQGWNHEPAKLLNWQRNNQQLVPEGTVAFAPKLEEEKNNIPVPVLATAQGVAMDHPTAATTFPLSIQSNNFFSPVIAGNPVPQFHTRVGSSEAVEPIPSSRGQTQPLKEEEEVVEDEEILEGNISISSVYSQGLVKTLREALENSGVDLTKASISVEIELAKQSASSFKDHEARGPVSRTRNEDVKQTRKPKRLKTGQ, translated from the exons ATGATGTTCACTGCTGCTGCGCAAGCGAGTGGTGGTAATGAAAGAAACATTCTGGACGAGAATTCAAACTCTAATTGCAGCTCCTACGCTGCTGCAGCTAGCGGATTCACTCTCTGGGATGAATCTGCTTCTGGGAAGAAGGGACAGACAAGGAAGGAGAATAATGTTGGGGAGAGAGTAAACATGAGAG cTGATGTTGCAGCAGCTGTGGGACAATGGCCAGTGGTGGAACGACGGTCCCAGTCTTTGACTAATAACCATATGAGCGGTTTCAGTTCTCGCTCTTCCTCTCA AGGATCTGGGTTTAAGAGCCAGAGCTTCATGGACATGATAAGGTCAGCAAAAGGAAGCTCACAGGAAGATGATCTAGATGATGAAGACGATTTTCTTATGAAGAAAGAAAGCTCCTCGACTAGTCAGAGCCATAgag TGGACTTGAGGGTAAAAGCAGATGTGAGAGGCTCTGGTAACGAGCAAAAGCTGAGCACACCTAGGTCTAAACATTCTGCTACAGAGCAACGAAGAAGGAGCAAGATCAATGATAG ATTTCAAATGTTGAGACAACTAATACCTAACAGTGACCAAAAGCGGGACAAGGCCTCCTTTTTACTAGAG GTTATCGAGTATATCCAATTCTTACAGGAGAAGGCAGACAAGTACGAAACCTCTTACCAAGGATGGAATCATGAACCTGCAAAGCTATTGAATTGG CAGAGAAACAATCAACAGCTAGTACCTGAAGGAACCGTTGCTTTTGCTCCAAaactggaagaagagaagaacaacatCCCGGTTCCGGTACTTGCAACAGCACAAGGCGTTGCTATGGATCATCCAACGGCCGCAACGACCTTTCCATTGTCGATTCAAAGCAACAATTTTTTCTCTCCTGTGATTGCGGGTAATCCTGTACCTCAGTTCCACACAAGAGTCGGGTCTTCAGAAGCCGTAGAGCCAATCCCGAGTTCTCGGGGTCAAACTCAGccattgaaagaagaagaagaagtagtagaAGATGAGGAAATTCTTGAGGGTAACATCAGTATTTCAAGTGTTTACTCACAAGG ATTAGTGAAAACACTGAGAGAAGCATTGGAGAATTCAGGGGTGGACTTAACGAAAGCAAGCATCTCCGTTGAAATCGAGCTCGCTAAACAATCTGCGTCTTCCTTCAAg GATCATGAAGCTCGTGGACCAGTTTCTCGAACCAGAAACGAGGATGTCAAGCAAACTCGGAAACCAAAACGGCTCAAGACGGGACAATAG